From Methanobacterium congolense, one genomic window encodes:
- a CDS encoding ATP-binding protein — translation MIIAVSGKGGTGKTMVSSLLIKALSKTGKDILAIDADPDSNLPEALGVEVEKTVGDVREELKRDTAARKIPEGVNKWDILDYKIMESVVETPKFDLLVMGRPEGSGCYCAVNNMLRKIIETLSNNYDIIVIDTEAGLEHLSRRTTQNVDTMLVVTDTSKRGMLTAQRIGELSKELDINFKEMFLILNRVKLDRENEVMKKVDELGMKLIGRIYEDEEVSRYDIEGKPLLDLPDDSLPASEVSNIVSRILKDVG, via the coding sequence TTGATAATAGCGGTGAGTGGAAAGGGAGGAACTGGAAAAACCATGGTTTCATCCCTTCTTATAAAGGCCCTTTCAAAGACTGGAAAGGATATTCTGGCAATAGATGCTGATCCTGATTCCAACCTTCCAGAGGCACTTGGTGTTGAGGTTGAAAAGACAGTTGGTGATGTTAGGGAGGAACTCAAGAGGGACACGGCAGCACGGAAGATCCCTGAGGGTGTGAACAAGTGGGACATCCTAGACTACAAGATCATGGAATCAGTTGTTGAAACACCAAAATTTGACCTTCTGGTCATGGGAAGACCTGAAGGAAGCGGATGCTACTGTGCAGTTAACAACATGCTCAGAAAGATAATAGAAACACTCTCCAACAACTACGATATTATCGTAATTGATACGGAGGCAGGACTGGAACACCTGAGCCGGAGAACAACCCAGAACGTTGACACCATGCTGGTGGTCACAGACACCTCAAAGAGGGGAATGCTGACAGCCCAGAGAATAGGTGAACTCTCAAAGGAACTGGACATAAACTTCAAAGAAATGTTCCTTATCCTGAACCGTGTTAAACTAGATCGAGAAAATGAAGTCATGAAAAAAGTTGATGAACTTGGAATGAAACTCATAGGGCGAATCTACGAAGATGAGGAAGTATCAAGGTACGATATTGAGGGAAAACCTCTTCTAGACCTTCCAGATGACTCCCTCCCAGCTTCTGAAGTTTCAAATATAGTATCTAGAATTTTAAAGGATGTGGGTTAA
- a CDS encoding 4Fe-4S dicluster domain-containing protein: MEYIPVKCGLCGACVVVCPRNILELDENRIDVGEGCEECGKCLEVCPLGAITPGEALND, translated from the coding sequence ATGGAGTACATCCCTGTGAAATGCGGACTTTGTGGTGCCTGTGTTGTGGTCTGCCCAAGGAACATACTGGAACTTGATGAAAATAGAATAGATGTGGGTGAGGGATGTGAGGAGTGCGGCAAGTGCCTTGAAGTTTGTCCGCTGGGAGCCATCACTCCAGGAGAGGCTTTAAATGACTAG
- the cdhC gene encoding CO dehydrogenase/CO-methylating acetyl-CoA synthase complex subunit beta encodes MFEDIPVDVSPMYEGERIRAANMFCELAGPKSIGAELVQVAEDVEDGSVLVVGPNIDEMTEGERYPFGILAEIKGEKLEKELEGVIERKMHELCNYVNGFMHLNQRDQIWCRVSKEARDKGFKLEHLGEAVAALYKEEFPIIEAISIRIFTDEAEVESFLERARAQYEERDARARELTDEDVDVFYGCVMCQSFAPTHVCVVTPDRTALCGAINWFDCRAAAKMDPDGPIFEIEKGEVLDEIKGEYANVNAAVADRSQGTFDRVYLHSVFGYPHTSCGCFEAVAFYIPELDGIGIVDRDFKGETPLGIPFSAMAGQCSGGKQVEGFAGLSLEYMRSPKFLQADGGYERIIWLPKEIKDSLTDFIPADLVDKIPTEEDASSIKEIRRFLREHEHPIIQRLKEARKERREERKALEEAEAPEEVPTEMEETPVAYAPELTIPASGGVKIILKNAKVYAEKVIIKKK; translated from the coding sequence ATGTTTGAGGATATACCTGTTGATGTCAGCCCCATGTACGAGGGGGAAAGAATAAGGGCAGCGAATATGTTCTGTGAACTTGCAGGCCCCAAATCCATTGGAGCAGAACTTGTCCAAGTGGCAGAGGATGTTGAAGATGGAAGCGTGTTGGTCGTAGGTCCAAATATCGATGAGATGACAGAGGGGGAGAGGTATCCCTTCGGAATTCTCGCAGAGATAAAGGGTGAAAAGCTTGAAAAGGAACTTGAAGGTGTTATTGAGAGGAAAATGCATGAACTGTGCAACTACGTAAACGGATTCATGCACCTGAACCAGCGCGACCAGATATGGTGCCGTGTAAGCAAAGAGGCCCGTGACAAGGGATTCAAACTGGAACACCTTGGAGAGGCAGTTGCAGCCCTTTACAAAGAGGAATTTCCAATAATAGAGGCAATATCCATAAGGATATTCACGGACGAGGCAGAGGTTGAATCCTTCCTTGAAAGGGCCAGGGCCCAGTATGAAGAGAGGGATGCAAGGGCCAGGGAACTCACAGACGAGGATGTGGATGTCTTCTACGGCTGTGTTATGTGCCAGTCCTTTGCACCGACCCATGTCTGTGTTGTAACTCCAGACAGAACAGCACTCTGCGGTGCCATAAACTGGTTCGACTGCAGGGCAGCAGCCAAGATGGACCCGGACGGCCCAATATTTGAGATTGAAAAGGGAGAAGTTCTGGATGAAATCAAGGGTGAATATGCAAATGTCAACGCTGCAGTGGCCGACAGATCACAGGGAACTTTTGACAGGGTTTACCTCCACAGTGTCTTCGGATACCCTCACACATCCTGTGGATGCTTCGAGGCAGTGGCCTTCTACATACCTGAACTCGATGGAATAGGCATAGTTGACCGTGACTTCAAGGGAGAAACACCCCTGGGAATTCCATTCTCAGCAATGGCAGGACAGTGCTCAGGTGGAAAACAGGTTGAAGGATTTGCAGGACTCAGCCTTGAGTACATGAGGTCACCTAAGTTCCTCCAGGCAGACGGCGGCTATGAAAGGATCATCTGGCTTCCAAAGGAGATAAAAGACTCCTTAACGGACTTCATACCAGCAGATCTTGTGGATAAGATCCCAACCGAGGAGGATGCCAGCAGCATAAAAGAGATAAGAAGGTTCCTCAGGGAACATGAACACCCAATAATCCAGAGGCTCAAGGAAGCCAGGAAGGAAAGGCGTGAGGAAAGAAAAGCTCTAGAAGAGGCAGAAGCTCCGGAAGAAGTTCCAACAGAAATGGAGGAAACGCCAGTTGCATACGCACCTGAACTCACAATACCTGCTTCAGGCGGGGTGAAAATAATCCTCAAAAACGCCAAGGTCTACGCTGAAAAGGTGATCATCAAGAAGAAATGA
- a CDS encoding HEAT repeat domain-containing protein, giving the protein MNSYDEYEPDIEYMEEIGDIEGLVYALKDEDPIIRKEASIALKRMGDEGAVEGLIEAIKYEDWQDDYPVLTAVRENSAEALGNIGDVRALQPLVQSLIMDPDDDVRWKSARALGKLGDPDGVHALIEALKDGSWTVRGHAAHALGRIGDETAFDALAEVLNDDDWHVRKYAATALGKTGGERAITLLLKVLNDNDADVSWKAIVALENIGEASVEPLIDIFKNGDWHIRGRAAEALGKIGDERAVQPLIHALEGKRKNDRNKYIRGKAAEALGLIGDERAVQPLIKALEDKNIYVRLRAEDALERIRSAGKAYWIVHYDNGEISFDYPASWEVMENYDEKKIIKGNCANSAVNFSINKHANMGDITATEFAEILRNVFLIQNSKILSKLSFKVRDMDAYLLMGENPHSVSMTRILICAFKKEDVLYYLWFAGEPEIFDLLEEDMDLILESFQIHKT; this is encoded by the coding sequence ATGAACTCATATGATGAATATGAACCGGATATTGAGTATATGGAAGAAATAGGGGATATTGAAGGTTTAGTTTATGCACTTAAGGATGAGGACCCGATCATTCGAAAGGAAGCTTCCATTGCACTCAAACGTATGGGTGATGAAGGGGCGGTTGAAGGACTCATTGAAGCCATTAAATATGAGGACTGGCAGGATGATTACCCTGTTTTAACTGCTGTGAGGGAAAATTCAGCAGAAGCCCTTGGAAACATAGGTGATGTAAGAGCTCTTCAGCCCCTTGTACAGTCATTAATCATGGACCCTGATGATGATGTGCGCTGGAAATCTGCAAGGGCCCTGGGGAAACTAGGAGACCCCGATGGAGTACACGCATTAATAGAAGCTCTTAAAGATGGATCATGGACTGTTCGCGGTCATGCAGCCCATGCCCTTGGAAGAATAGGGGATGAAACAGCCTTCGATGCCCTTGCGGAGGTGCTCAATGATGATGACTGGCACGTCAGGAAGTACGCTGCCACTGCCCTTGGAAAGACTGGTGGAGAAAGAGCCATAACCCTCCTTCTCAAGGTCTTAAATGACAACGATGCCGATGTGAGCTGGAAGGCAATAGTGGCCCTTGAAAATATTGGCGAAGCATCTGTAGAACCACTCATAGATATATTCAAAAATGGGGACTGGCACATACGCGGCAGGGCAGCTGAAGCCCTGGGAAAGATAGGGGATGAAAGGGCCGTACAACCTCTCATACACGCTCTGGAGGGTAAAAGGAAGAACGACAGGAACAAGTACATCAGGGGTAAGGCTGCTGAAGCTCTGGGATTGATTGGGGATGAGAGGGCTGTGCAACCCCTCATCAAGGCCCTTGAGGATAAAAATATTTACGTAAGGCTCAGGGCAGAGGATGCTCTTGAAAGAATCAGATCAGCTGGAAAGGCTTACTGGATAGTTCACTATGACAATGGGGAGATATCCTTTGATTACCCTGCAAGCTGGGAAGTCATGGAGAACTACGATGAGAAGAAGATCATAAAGGGGAACTGTGCAAACAGTGCAGTGAACTTCTCCATTAACAAGCACGCCAACATGGGTGATATCACAGCCACTGAGTTTGCAGAGATACTGCGGAACGTTTTTCTCATACAGAACAGTAAGATACTCTCAAAACTGTCCTTCAAGGTCCGTGATATGGATGCCTACCTCCTCATGGGTGAGAATCCACACAGCGTGTCCATGACTAGGATACTCATATGCGCATTCAAGAAGGAGGATGTTCTCTATTACCTCTGGTTTGCAGGAGAACCTGAAATCTTCGACCTCCTTGAGGAGGACATGGATCTCATACTTGAGAGCTTCCAGATACATAAAACATGA
- a CDS encoding methylated-DNA--[protein]-cysteine S-methyltransferase → MVKKREDPIEVSTYQSGMLHFAVGVSDSGKIVRITLPCETEEEVLAEISREHPDFEVTDDHVDLAKTVSDAYHGKKVKFNLNALELGFSSEVEDSTSECLPVTSSFERRVLLEVSKIPFGEVTTYKKISESLGTRGYRAVGTAIGKNPFPIIIPCHRVVKSDGHIGNYRGGVRMKREILKNEGIEIRDDRIII, encoded by the coding sequence ATGGTAAAAAAACGTGAAGATCCCATTGAAGTTTCCACATACCAATCCGGCATGCTTCACTTCGCAGTTGGGGTTTCAGATAGTGGTAAGATCGTCAGGATCACACTGCCATGTGAGACTGAGGAAGAGGTGCTTGCAGAAATTTCAAGGGAACACCCTGATTTTGAAGTCACAGATGACCATGTGGACCTTGCAAAAACTGTTTCAGATGCCTACCATGGTAAGAAAGTTAAATTCAACTTGAATGCCTTGGAACTTGGCTTTTCATCAGAAGTTGAAGACTCCACATCTGAATGTTTACCTGTTACATCGTCCTTTGAGAGAAGGGTGCTCCTTGAAGTTTCGAAGATACCCTTCGGAGAGGTTACAACCTACAAGAAGATTTCAGAATCCCTTGGTACCAGGGGTTACAGGGCTGTTGGTACTGCAATCGGTAAAAATCCATTCCCAATAATAATACCCTGCCACAGGGTTGTGAAATCGGATGGGCACATTGGAAACTACCGTGGAGGAGTCAGGATGAAGAGGGAAATCCTGAAAAATGAGGGAATTGAAATCAGGGATGATAGGATTATCATTTAA
- a CDS encoding NAD(P)/FAD-dependent oxidoreductase, whose translation MTRMKYDVVVVGGRIAGSVSSLFASRGGADVLMIEKRQEIGTPVQCAEGTTTSTFETLQMEPSKRFVASKIDGADVHAPSGRKFQVAGENTKGYILERKIFDKHLAVESAKAGTDVMVKTTVKDLLIRDGKVCGVVAEHMGERMEIHADVVVAADGVESMVAQRAGLNTRKKPFDICSCAQYEVVGLDIPSNWLKFYFGEETAPGGYAWIFPKGEDRANVGLGVRGTRETAYSYLQKFMARFHATPVELKVGGVPVSGVISKTFKDGLMVVGDAAGQVDPITGGGIHLAASCGRIAGEVAAEAVEACDTSSKFLKRYEDRWRNEIGGNLETSLKYRRIMDKLTDKDINTIVEFLETQDFESISRIAALKFMGKHPNLLKLLKEIL comes from the coding sequence ATGACTAGAATGAAGTACGATGTTGTGGTTGTTGGGGGGCGTATAGCAGGTTCTGTTTCATCCCTTTTTGCATCCAGGGGAGGTGCAGATGTTCTCATGATAGAGAAGAGGCAGGAGATAGGAACCCCTGTTCAATGTGCCGAAGGAACAACAACTTCAACCTTCGAAACCCTCCAGATGGAACCATCAAAAAGATTTGTTGCATCCAAAATAGATGGTGCAGATGTTCACGCACCCAGCGGTAGAAAGTTCCAGGTTGCAGGTGAAAACACCAAGGGATACATCCTTGAGAGGAAGATATTCGACAAACACCTTGCAGTGGAGTCAGCCAAAGCTGGAACAGATGTTATGGTCAAAACAACCGTTAAGGATCTTTTGATACGTGACGGTAAGGTGTGCGGGGTTGTTGCAGAGCACATGGGTGAGAGGATGGAGATCCATGCGGATGTTGTGGTGGCTGCAGATGGTGTTGAATCCATGGTGGCACAGAGAGCAGGTCTCAACACAAGGAAGAAGCCCTTTGACATTTGCTCCTGTGCCCAGTACGAGGTTGTTGGGCTTGACATCCCATCCAACTGGTTGAAGTTCTACTTCGGTGAGGAAACAGCTCCTGGTGGATACGCATGGATATTTCCAAAGGGTGAAGACCGTGCAAATGTGGGTCTTGGAGTTAGGGGTACAAGGGAAACTGCCTACAGCTACCTCCAGAAGTTCATGGCAAGGTTTCATGCAACACCGGTTGAGCTGAAGGTTGGAGGGGTTCCAGTTTCAGGTGTTATTTCAAAAACCTTTAAAGACGGCCTCATGGTTGTTGGAGATGCAGCAGGACAGGTTGATCCAATAACAGGTGGTGGTATTCACCTTGCAGCGTCCTGCGGAAGGATAGCTGGAGAAGTTGCAGCCGAAGCAGTTGAAGCCTGTGATACATCCTCAAAGTTCCTGAAGAGGTATGAAGATAGGTGGAGAAATGAAATTGGGGGAAACCTGGAAACATCCCTGAAGTACAGGCGGATAATGGACAAACTCACTGATAAAGACATCAATACTATAGTGGAGTTTCTTGAAACCCAAGACTTCGAGTCCATATCCAGGATCGCAGCCCTCAAGTTCATGGGTAAACATCCAAACCTCCTGAAGCTTTTAAAGGAAATTCTTTGA
- a CDS encoding metallophosphoesterase family protein, whose translation MQKKIIQISDIHFGEKTFSQDLKHNLLKQITDENPDLIVVSGDLTTEGYVHEYEDAATFVDELRDITEAHIIPGNHDARNVGLMHFEKLIGERKFLHMDKKGGFAILGLDSSEPDINDGQIGYDQLEWLKTELGKIPSDMCKIVTFHHHLLPIPQTGRERNILLDSGDLLRVFADYGVDFILNGHKHVPNVWMIEKMVTLNSGTATTRKLRGQTYPSYNELLINDEGIHVNLVNTSTGYKKELAEYTVKVEGDEYMICSYTHNSFYKP comes from the coding sequence ATGCAGAAGAAGATAATCCAAATATCAGATATACATTTCGGTGAGAAAACATTCTCCCAGGACCTTAAACACAATTTGTTAAAACAGATAACAGATGAAAACCCTGATCTCATAGTTGTTTCAGGAGACCTTACAACTGAAGGATACGTACATGAATATGAAGATGCAGCAACCTTTGTTGATGAATTGAGGGATATCACCGAGGCCCACATCATCCCTGGAAATCACGATGCCAGGAATGTGGGGTTGATGCACTTTGAAAAGCTCATAGGTGAAAGAAAGTTCCTTCACATGGATAAAAAGGGAGGATTTGCAATACTGGGTCTGGATTCATCTGAACCCGATATAAACGATGGTCAGATAGGCTACGACCAGCTTGAATGGTTGAAAACTGAACTTGGGAAGATACCAAGTGACATGTGTAAGATAGTCACATTCCACCACCACCTTTTACCCATCCCCCAAACAGGACGTGAAAGAAACATACTGCTGGACTCAGGTGACCTTTTAAGGGTCTTTGCAGATTACGGTGTTGACTTCATACTCAACGGCCACAAACACGTTCCAAATGTGTGGATGATCGAGAAGATGGTGACCCTGAACTCTGGAACAGCAACAACAAGGAAATTGAGGGGTCAAACATACCCCTCCTACAACGAACTTCTCATCAACGATGAGGGAATACACGTGAACCTGGTAAACACATCCACAGGCTACAAGAAGGAGCTTGCAGAGTACACGGTTAAGGTTGAGGGTGACGAGTACATGATATGTTCCTACACCCACAACTCATTTTACAAGCCTTGA
- the cdhB gene encoding CO dehydrogenase/acetyl-CoA synthase complex subunit epsilon: MSKERVIPWQPTVIAGPKQALLVTPETAKMMIKKSKRPLMVVGPLVKEEPLTDYAADIAAKWGLPMVSTGDAYKAFNEKGVKTKSYGLVEITNLLQDPNWKGVQGEGQHDLVIFMGCIYYMASQGLSTLKHFAPHLKTLTICKFFHSNADASFPNMDDDEWFRYLEKMKQD, encoded by the coding sequence ATGAGCAAAGAAAGAGTAATTCCATGGCAGCCAACCGTGATTGCAGGACCCAAACAGGCACTTCTTGTAACCCCGGAAACAGCCAAGATGATGATCAAAAAATCAAAGAGACCCCTCATGGTTGTGGGTCCCCTTGTAAAGGAGGAACCCCTCACAGACTACGCCGCAGACATTGCAGCCAAATGGGGGCTTCCAATGGTTTCCACAGGAGATGCCTACAAGGCCTTCAATGAGAAGGGTGTTAAAACCAAGTCCTACGGACTGGTTGAAATCACCAACCTCCTCCAGGACCCGAACTGGAAGGGAGTCCAGGGTGAGGGACAGCACGACCTGGTGATCTTCATGGGATGCATTTACTACATGGCTTCACAGGGCCTTTCAACCCTGAAGCACTTCGCACCCCACCTGAAAACCCTTACCATCTGCAAATTCTTCCATTCAAATGCAGACGCATCCTTCCCAAACATGGATGATGATGAATGGTTCAGGTACCTGGAGAAGATGAAGCAGGATTAA
- a CDS encoding 4Fe-4S dicluster domain-containing protein, producing the protein MKTLMVVDPQMCTECKDCITACQKEHGVARVKKTSTVPIFCLQCHPDKAPCRRICPTNAIKEENGALIIDEDACILCRLCMIACPVGMIVVDQDKKAAQKCTLCMETDNILPACVEACKDNVLKIFSIEDLEDLKKDMSYAEVLKEAMKAYNEKV; encoded by the coding sequence ATGAAGACTTTGATGGTTGTAGACCCTCAGATGTGTACTGAGTGCAAGGACTGTATCACAGCATGCCAGAAGGAACACGGAGTGGCCAGGGTAAAGAAAACAAGTACTGTACCAATTTTCTGCCTGCAGTGCCATCCTGATAAAGCCCCGTGCAGGCGTATATGTCCGACCAATGCAATAAAAGAGGAAAACGGTGCCCTGATCATTGATGAGGATGCATGCATACTCTGCAGACTCTGCATGATAGCGTGTCCAGTTGGAATGATCGTTGTGGACCAGGACAAAAAAGCAGCACAGAAATGCACACTCTGCATGGAAACAGACAACATACTCCCTGCATGTGTTGAAGCCTGCAAGGACAACGTCCTGAAGATATTCTCAATCGAGGACCTTGAAGATCTCAAGAAGGATATGTCCTATGCCGAGGTACTCAAGGAAGCAATGAAGGCATATAATGAGAAGGTTTAG
- the acsC gene encoding acetyl-CoA decarbonylase/synthase complex subunit gamma, with translation MQLTAMDIYRLLPKTNCAKCGEASCMAFATKLSEKETDLELCTQMAANELEKLENLLAPAVREITIGKGAKTVTFGGDEVLYRYELTYYNPTPIVIDVADNMEESAFDERVKTIEETEFERTGEVLTLNAIALRNASGDKETFAKAASKLKSSKFPLVLCSLDPEAMKAALEEVGDERPLIYAATENNIEEMAALAIEYDCPVTLFVQNDLEKMKELSRTLRAKGIKDIVLDPGTFVGEGIGDTLDNFVMTRRLAIKEKDEDFRFPIMGVPAITWLFEEDEVEGGIKEATIAATLMNKYSDIMIIHGTNIWELIPVLTLRQSVYTDPRKPQAVDPGIYTFGDVDENSPVLMTTNFSLTYYTVEGDLKSGKATCYLLVLDTEGRAVDVSLAGGQLNGSAVADLIKDSGIEDRVKTRNLIIPGLAAPASGEIEDETGWEVKVGPRDSSAIADLLLKLKGEA, from the coding sequence TTGCAACTAACTGCAATGGATATATACAGACTGCTTCCCAAGACCAACTGCGCAAAGTGCGGTGAAGCATCTTGCATGGCATTCGCCACAAAACTCTCTGAAAAGGAGACAGACCTGGAATTATGCACCCAGATGGCTGCAAATGAACTTGAAAAACTTGAAAATTTACTGGCACCAGCTGTACGGGAAATAACAATTGGTAAAGGGGCCAAAACAGTAACCTTCGGTGGGGATGAGGTACTCTACAGGTACGAACTCACCTACTACAACCCAACACCAATAGTCATCGATGTGGCAGACAACATGGAAGAATCTGCCTTTGATGAGAGGGTTAAAACCATAGAGGAAACTGAATTTGAAAGAACAGGTGAAGTTCTCACCCTGAATGCAATAGCACTGAGAAACGCATCTGGAGACAAGGAAACATTTGCTAAGGCAGCTTCAAAGCTTAAAAGCTCAAAATTTCCCCTTGTGCTCTGCTCACTTGACCCTGAAGCCATGAAAGCAGCCCTTGAAGAGGTTGGGGATGAAAGACCCCTGATCTATGCTGCAACAGAGAACAACATCGAGGAAATGGCAGCACTGGCAATTGAGTACGACTGTCCTGTAACCCTTTTCGTCCAGAACGACCTTGAGAAGATGAAAGAACTCTCAAGAACCCTCAGGGCAAAGGGAATCAAGGACATAGTTCTGGACCCTGGAACCTTCGTTGGAGAGGGAATAGGGGACACCCTTGACAACTTCGTCATGACCAGAAGACTGGCCATAAAAGAGAAGGATGAAGACTTCAGATTCCCAATCATGGGGGTTCCGGCCATAACCTGGCTCTTCGAGGAGGACGAGGTTGAAGGTGGAATCAAGGAGGCAACCATAGCAGCAACCCTCATGAACAAGTACTCAGATATAATGATAATCCATGGAACCAACATATGGGAACTCATACCAGTTCTCACATTGAGGCAGAGTGTTTACACGGATCCAAGGAAACCACAGGCAGTTGACCCGGGAATCTACACATTCGGAGACGTGGACGAGAATTCGCCGGTGCTCATGACAACCAACTTTTCCCTGACCTACTACACAGTTGAGGGTGACCTGAAATCTGGAAAAGCCACATGTTACCTCCTTGTACTTGACACCGAGGGAAGGGCTGTGGATGTTTCACTTGCAGGCGGACAGCTCAATGGTTCAGCAGTTGCAGATCTCATAAAGGATTCAGGAATAGAGGACAGGGTCAAAACAAGGAATCTCATAATACCTGGACTTGCAGCCCCAGCAAGCGGTGAAATTGAGGATGAAACCGGATGGGAAGTAAAGGTGGGACCAAGGGATTCATCAGCAATTGCAGACCTCCTCCTGAAACTCAAGGGTGAAGCTTAA
- the cdhD gene encoding CO dehydrogenase/acetyl-CoA synthase subunit delta — MDKMTQLLKLLESTDSIEINEFRMDFEELELQIMPAVQKMVQNVAQKQAAVAESMGITLPPAEPFSPPIMDYPGEVAEVQLGMGTRKPVFLGGQKALYRFEHPQPNPPVVTFDVFDIPMPGLPKPIREHFQDVMESPGEWAKKAVKEYGANMVTMHLIGTGPKVMDRTPREGAQAVEEVLQAVKVPLVIGGSGDPKKDPLVLEAAAAAAEGERCLLASANLDLDYKKVAKAALDYNHAVLSWAITDINMQKTLNKYLMKEGLTQQDIVMDPTTCALGYGIEFSIDVITRTRLAALKGDTDLQMPMSSGTTNAWGSREAWMKKDEWGPTAYRGPIWEIITGLTMMLCGVDIFMMLHPSSVSMLKEIGNTFTKEHMSSDVPDISGWITELG; from the coding sequence ATGGATAAAATGACGCAGCTTCTTAAACTACTTGAAAGTACAGACTCCATAGAAATAAATGAGTTCAGAATGGATTTTGAAGAACTGGAACTCCAGATCATGCCTGCAGTCCAAAAAATGGTGCAGAACGTTGCCCAGAAACAGGCAGCAGTTGCAGAGAGCATGGGCATAACTCTGCCACCAGCAGAGCCCTTCTCACCACCCATAATGGACTACCCAGGTGAAGTGGCAGAGGTTCAGCTTGGAATGGGAACAAGAAAACCAGTCTTCCTCGGGGGACAGAAGGCACTCTACAGGTTTGAACATCCCCAGCCAAACCCCCCAGTTGTGACCTTCGATGTCTTTGACATACCCATGCCTGGACTTCCCAAGCCAATAAGGGAACACTTCCAGGATGTTATGGAAAGCCCTGGTGAATGGGCTAAAAAGGCAGTTAAAGAGTACGGTGCCAACATGGTAACCATGCACCTCATAGGAACAGGTCCAAAGGTCATGGACAGAACACCACGTGAGGGAGCACAGGCAGTGGAAGAGGTTCTACAGGCCGTCAAGGTACCACTCGTTATCGGTGGATCAGGAGATCCGAAAAAGGACCCCCTTGTTCTTGAAGCAGCAGCTGCAGCAGCAGAGGGAGAAAGATGTCTTTTGGCATCTGCAAACCTAGACCTGGACTACAAGAAGGTTGCAAAGGCAGCTCTTGACTACAACCATGCGGTGCTCTCATGGGCAATAACCGATATAAACATGCAGAAAACCCTCAACAAGTACCTCATGAAGGAGGGACTCACCCAGCAGGACATAGTCATGGACCCAACAACCTGTGCCCTTGGTTACGGTATAGAGTTCTCAATAGATGTTATAACCAGAACCAGACTGGCAGCCCTCAAGGGAGACACTGACCTTCAAATGCCAATGTCCTCAGGTACAACCAATGCATGGGGTTCACGTGAAGCATGGATGAAGAAGGATGAATGGGGACCAACAGCCTACCGTGGCCCAATATGGGAGATAATAACCGGTTTAACAATGATGCTCTGCGGTGTTGATATATTCATGATGCTCCACCCATCATCTGTCAGTATGCTCAAGGAAATAGGAAACACCTTCACAAAGGAACACATGTCCTCAGATGTGCCTGACATTTCAGGATGGATAACGGAGCTTGGATAG